The Urbifossiella limnaea nucleotide sequence AGGACCTGCCCGACAGCATCCGCCGCGGCCAGCGCCTCACCACGATGACCAGCGGCCAGGCCCGCTTCCCCATCGCCCCGTCGGTGTACAAGTTCGCGCGTCAGGGCCGCTGCGGCATGTGGATGAGCGAGCTGCTGCCGTACACGGCCCGCATGGCCGACGACATGGTGTTCATCCGCTCGATGCACACCGAAGCCATCAACCACGAACCCGCCATCACGTACATTCAGACCGGCAACCAGGTGACCGGCCGGCCGTGCCTCGGGGCGTGGATGAGCTACGGCCTCGGCAGCCTCAACCAGAACCTGCCGACGTTCGTCGTCATGGTCGCCAAGCCGACCAACCAGGACCAGGTGCAGGCCATCTCGGCCCGGCTGTGGCAGAGCGGCTACCTCCCCGGCGAGCACGCGGCCGTGTCCTTCCGCGCGGCCGGCGACCCGATCCTCTACATCAACAACCCGCCGGGCGTGGACCCCGCCGTTCGCCGCCGCACCCTCGACGGCATCGGTCAACTCAACCAGCTCGAACACCAGCGCACCGGCGACCCCGAGACGCTGACGCGGATCGCGCAGTACGAGATGGCCTTCCGCATGCAGACGAGCGTACCGGAACTCGCCGACCTGAACCGCGAGTCGGCCCGCACCCTCGACATGTACGGCCCCGACGTTCACAAGCCCGGCTCGTTCGCGCACACGGCGCTGACCGCACGGCGACTCGTCGAGAAGGGCGTGCGGTTCGTGCAGGTGTACCACAACAACTGGGACCACCACGGCAACCTGACCGGCCGCATGCAGTTCCAGTGCAAGGACGTGGACCAGCCGTGCTGGGCACTGATTCAGGACTTGAAGGCCCGCGGCCTCCTCGACAGCACACTGGTCATCTGGGGCGGCGAGTTCGGGCGGACGATCTACAGCCAGGGGGGACTGTCGAAGACGAACTACGGCCGCGACCACCACCCGCGTTGCTTCACGATGTGGATGGCCGGCGGCGGGTCGAAGGGCGGCACGATCTACGGCGAGACGGACGACTTCAGCTACAACATCGTCAAGGACCCGTGCTCGATCCCGGACTTCCAGGCGACGATCCT carries:
- a CDS encoding DUF1501 domain-containing protein, which gives rise to MIFENPALLAQTRRHFFGSSALSLGGAALGSLLGGTARAAGSPTAHGAALRETHFPAKCKNVIYLHMVGGPAQMDLYDYKPKMVDFYDKDLPDSIRRGQRLTTMTSGQARFPIAPSVYKFARQGRCGMWMSELLPYTARMADDMVFIRSMHTEAINHEPAITYIQTGNQVTGRPCLGAWMSYGLGSLNQNLPTFVVMVAKPTNQDQVQAISARLWQSGYLPGEHAAVSFRAAGDPILYINNPPGVDPAVRRRTLDGIGQLNQLEHQRTGDPETLTRIAQYEMAFRMQTSVPELADLNRESARTLDMYGPDVHKPGSFAHTALTARRLVEKGVRFVQVYHNNWDHHGNLTGRMQFQCKDVDQPCWALIQDLKARGLLDSTLVIWGGEFGRTIYSQGGLSKTNYGRDHHPRCFTMWMAGGGSKGGTIYGETDDFSYNIVKDPCSIPDFQATILHLMGIDHERFTYRFQGLDQRLTGVEPAKPIRELIA